The Euphorbia lathyris chromosome 4, ddEupLath1.1, whole genome shotgun sequence genomic interval atttccctttttttttttttttattcttcagTTCCATTATCTAGGAAAATTCCCTCTCATTTCCTCCATCACACGTTGAAAGTGACCCAACTTAAACATAGTGATTGATATGACAACGACATATTACCTACTCCTAAAATTTAACTAATTTTTGTAAAAGACATGGACATTATGGGTCAACAATATGCAATTAAATTTGAATAAGTGATGGTGACAAATGTCAAAACAGAGCCAGAAATTTCATTCCATAATCTTTGTATGCATATGAGTGTTTCTAATATGACATAACATTTTTCCACGCTTTCATATTCACAAAATTTGACCATTATCATTATTCAACCTATGAATTTTCCACCaaataaccttttttttttaattaaggattaaaatagCTCTTAAAATTgacaattataattaatttaacccaaatcaaaatttatgtaTTTCAATAAATTAGTACAAATTTTAGatactaaaattaattttctataatCTAATTTGTCAAACTTAACCTACTTGAAGGTCAAGTAGATATCGAAATTTCGATTTGAACTAAATCTATTCTAAATACTGGATATTTAGTTGCTTATTTTAATGTTTCTAATTGCTTTTTCACTACAAAAtaagagttttaagtgtttgattAATCACCTCATATTTGTTTTGTACAATaattttttacaaaaacagaAATCTCTGGTTTTTAGAAAATCAGCTTTTTCGAGCAGCATAAAGTTTGGTCCTAACTTTATGAACCACTTTGATCCTTATTTCGAAATTTTGTACAATAATTAGTCAATTAATGTTCAATTATAAAAGAGATTAGTCCTTTCAATCACTATGATTAACATAATTATACAATCCCCAGATTTATTATCAAATATACAAATTAGAGTATGTAATTTCTTAACTATAATCATTGTCTTCTTGTTGCATTAATTGACTGGAGAAAATGAGTGGAAAGTTCAATTAAAattgaaggaaaaaaaaaattaaacaacttATATTTTTCCTGTAACTTGAGAAAACAAAGAGTCTCCATTTTCAAATTTCTGAAATCCATAATGAGAAATCAAAGTTCTTCCatgttcatcttcatcttcctgaCATACATCAGCTTAAGTTGTTCATCAGAATTCAAAAATGAAACAGACAGACAAGCTTTGGTTGCCTTTAAGGATGCAATAATTAAGGATCCTAACGGAGTTCTAAACTCCTGGAATAGTTCAGTTAATCATTGCCAATGGGAAGGAATATGGTGCAGCAAGAAACATCCCGGCCGGGTAGCGATTCTGGACCTGAAATCCCAAGGGTTAGCAGGTCATGTCTCGGCCGCGGTAGGAAATCTCAGCTTTCTCAGAGTTCTTTCTCTCGAAAACAACAGTTTCTACGGCGAAATCCCACCGGAAATCGGGAAGTTGTTTCGTTTAAGCTTACTTTACTTGAACAACAATTCCTTCCAGGGAGAATTTCCAACAAATCTGACTAGTTGTATAAACCTCATGGAGATTCAGCTACATGTTAACAACCTCTCCGGTAAAATCCCTGTCCGGATTGGTTCTCTCGTGAATCTCAATGCTCTAATTCTAGGTTCTAACAACTTCGATGGAATGATACCGCCTTCTTTAGAGAACATTTCATCACTTGTTGTGCTCCATCTCGGAGGAGCAAGGTTTGAAGGAAGTATTCCTGAAGAACTTGGGAACCTCAGGTTATTGCAGACTCTTGTTCTTCACCGCAATCGTTTGACAGGGCGAATTCCTTCTACGATTTTTAATCTTTCGAGCCTTGTTTCTCTATCGACAGGAGGAAATGGGCTCGAGGGGAATCTACCGGACAGCATTGGCAACACTTTGCCTAACCTTCAGGAAATTTATATGAGGCATAACATGTTCACAGGTTCCATTCCTGTTTCGTTGTCAAACTGTTCGAATCTTCAGAAAATCGACCTTCTGAATAATAGTTTTAGCGGACGGGTGCCTAACGAGTTAGGAAGGTTAGTAAATCTTACATGGATAAATCTTACTGCTAATAAACTTGGAGGAAATGGTGGGAATGATTTGGTGTTCATATCTCATTTATCTAACTGCACAAAATTACGATACTTGCTTGTAGGAGCGAATTTTCTCGAAGGGTCTTTCCCGGATTCTATAGCCAATCTGTCCTCGACAATCGAATATATACAGCTAGGAGATAATGATATATATGGAAACATTCCTGCAGGAATAGGAAACCTTGTAAATTTGAATGGTTTGGAGCTGCAGTATATGATGTTGGAAGGCGAAATTCCGTCTACAATCAGCAATCTTCGGAATCTGTTCGAACTACGCCTCAACAGAAACAAGTTTACAGGACAGATTCCGTCAACATTCGATAATCTTACAGTTCTGTATCATCTTGATTTATCTATCAATATGCTGACAGGAAAGATACCTTCTAGTCTCGGAAAGTCTTCACGGTTGCTGAGACTATATCTTTCTGAAAATAACCTCAGTGGTGATATACCCGCGTCGTTGTTCAGCCTTCCTTCCGCTATATACGTTAATCTATCTCATAATTCCTTGACGGGTTCCGTTCCAGCAGAAGTAGGCAGCTTGAAACTAGTTGAAGATTTAGATGTTTCTAACAATGAACTgtctggaagagttccaagcactCTTGGCTCTTGCATTAGCTTGGTGAAACTGCTTATGGGCGCTAATCGTTTCGAAGGAAGAATCCCCGAGTCGTTGAGTTCTTTAAGAGGATTAGATGAGCTCAATCTCTCGTCTAATAACTTGTCCGGTATCATACCAGAATATCTTGGCAGGTTTCAATTTCTGCAAATTTTAGATCTCTCTTTCAATGACTTTGAAGGTAGAGTTCCAGAACTTGGCATTTTCCGAAATGCTAGTGCCATTTCTCTTTCCGGTAACAGCAAGGTCTGTGGTGGAATTCGAGAACTGAATTTTCCAGCATGCACTGTACCGGACACCAAGAAGAGGGGAGTTTCAGTTTTTCTGAAAGTGATAATTCCATTAGTTGTTGTTGCTGCACTCTTGTTCATAGCTGTTCTCTATATGTTCTGCTACAGGCGAAACAGGCGAAACGACTTGAAACAAATGCCTTTTGTTGCAATATCCAATGATCTGTTCATCAGAATTTCTTACCAGGATCTTTTTCGAGCTACTACTGGTTTTTCAGAAACCAATTTAGTTGGTATTGGAAGTTACGGGTCAGTTTATAGAGGATTTCTCGAACAAACTCAATCTTTCATTGCAGTGAAGGTTTTCAATCTTAATCGCGGAGGAGCTGCAAAGAGTTTTCTCTCTGAATGCAAAGCTTTAAGCAACATTCGCCACCGAAATCTCCTGAAGATACTAAGCATCTGTTCAAGTTTGGATTATAAAGGCAATGACTTCAGGGCTATAATCTATACACTCATGCCAAAAGGAAGCTTAGAAAATTGGTTACATCCTGCAAAAGTTGAACTTCACTCAACAACTTTGAATCTAACCCGGAGATTAAGCATCATTATCGATGTTGCTTCTGCTCTCGAGTATCTTCACTGCCATTGCAACCCACCAATTGTTCACGGCGATCTAAAACCCAGCAACGTTCTTTTGGACGATGATATGGTTGCTTGTGTGGGTGATTTCGGCCTTGCGAAAGTTCTGTCTAGTGTTTCTAGTAACACACAAAATGATCAATCTAACTCTACCATAAGGGGGTCTATCGGATACGTTGCACCAGGTAAAAATGAAACATATCTCTCCGCATATACCTTTGAATCTGTAAATGTTTTAACGAGTTCATATAAATGTTTATGCAGAGTATGGTATGGGAGAGGGAGCATCGATTCACGGAGACATATACAGCTTCGGAATACTAATTTTGGAGATGTTTACTGCGAGGAGACCGACGGATAGCATGTTTGAAGATGATGTGAACCTGCATAACTTCACCAGAATGGCACTGCCGGAACAAGTAATGACCATTGTTGATCCCCAACTACTTCCAGATGAAGATATGCAAGAGTGCTTGGTCTCTGTGCTCAACATCGGACTTTCGTGTTCAATGGAAATACCGAAAGATCGGATGCTGATAAGAAATGTTGTGAATGAATTGAGTCTGATAAGTGAAGAAGCATTAAGCAGAAAAGAATCTTTAAAGCTGGCGAACCGAAGTCGAAAATCATATGAGTTTGAAGAATCTGTATAGCTGCTGATAGAAAAACTTACATTTAATTTCATAGTTTACTCCAGTTTGTCCCTGTAAATGTTGTGAAACTCTGTTTTTTTCCCTAGTATTTATCAGCTTAAGTATGTTCGTGTAGTTTTTTAATCCATATAGAACTTAACATATAATTAAGAACTTAACATATAGAAAAACCATAATCCATAGAACCATTTGTTTTTTAATCTTGAAATTCAGATTTATAGTTTTACATTTTTCTACTGTCTTACTTTCTTTTCTAATCGAGAAGTCCCACCCCACTTCATAAAACTGTCCCATCCTTTTAATTTCGTCAATATAGTCATAATTTTATTCATTAGTTACAATTTTCTCTCAGGAACAGTACAATATTCAAGTAAAAATAATTCAGCAGGAGCAATTTGATGATCATCTTATGTACCTTAAATTCTAGTCCAAAATGAAATGTGATTCTAAGAGAAGCCTTTATTTGAAGAAGGAAATGGACCATGTTGTATTTGTATCAGTACAATTTGATATCACAATAACATTCTCTAGATTGTTGATTTTCTCAACATGAGATCAAAGCCAGTAGTTCCTAATGGTTCAAAGATCATATAACTTATTGGAAATTTTCAGAATGACTGGAGTAAAACAAGAATCAGTAGTAATTTAGTAAACAATAATAGTAGTTAGTAGAACTTTAGATACAAGTGACCGTGCTCTGTTTTCTGAAACTTGATGAACTGCTGAGGTATTATCTGCACAAGGGGTAAGATGAGGACaccttttgcatttatattttaCTCCATTATCCTTGAATGCATCATCAATCTAATTCTTGTGTGCCATCTTGAGGAGCTTTCAGGTAACTCTGGATCCAAATGGAACTTCAATTCATGGaacatttattttcataaaaaaaaagctaTGATGTCATATCGTGTTACATGATTATATGAcataaat includes:
- the LOC136226223 gene encoding putative receptor-like protein kinase At3g47110, which codes for MRNQSSSMFIFIFLTYISLSCSSEFKNETDRQALVAFKDAIIKDPNGVLNSWNSSVNHCQWEGIWCSKKHPGRVAILDLKSQGLAGHVSAAVGNLSFLRVLSLENNSFYGEIPPEIGKLFRLSLLYLNNNSFQGEFPTNLTSCINLMEIQLHVNNLSGKIPVRIGSLVNLNALILGSNNFDGMIPPSLENISSLVVLHLGGARFEGSIPEELGNLRLLQTLVLHRNRLTGRIPSTIFNLSSLVSLSTGGNGLEGNLPDSIGNTLPNLQEIYMRHNMFTGSIPVSLSNCSNLQKIDLLNNSFSGRVPNELGRLVNLTWINLTANKLGGNGGNDLVFISHLSNCTKLRYLLVGANFLEGSFPDSIANLSSTIEYIQLGDNDIYGNIPAGIGNLVNLNGLELQYMMLEGEIPSTISNLRNLFELRLNRNKFTGQIPSTFDNLTVLYHLDLSINMLTGKIPSSLGKSSRLLRLYLSENNLSGDIPASLFSLPSAIYVNLSHNSLTGSVPAEVGSLKLVEDLDVSNNELSGRVPSTLGSCISLVKLLMGANRFEGRIPESLSSLRGLDELNLSSNNLSGIIPEYLGRFQFLQILDLSFNDFEGRVPELGIFRNASAISLSGNSKVCGGIRELNFPACTVPDTKKRGVSVFLKVIIPLVVVAALLFIAVLYMFCYRRNRRNDLKQMPFVAISNDLFIRISYQDLFRATTGFSETNLVGIGSYGSVYRGFLEQTQSFIAVKVFNLNRGGAAKSFLSECKALSNIRHRNLLKILSICSSLDYKGNDFRAIIYTLMPKGSLENWLHPAKVELHSTTLNLTRRLSIIIDVASALEYLHCHCNPPIVHGDLKPSNVLLDDDMVACVGDFGLAKVLSSVSSNTQNDQSNSTIRGSIGYVAPEYGMGEGASIHGDIYSFGILILEMFTARRPTDSMFEDDVNLHNFTRMALPEQVMTIVDPQLLPDEDMQECLVSVLNIGLSCSMEIPKDRMLIRNVVNELSLISEEALSRKESLKLANRSRKSYEFEESV